Part of the Mytilus edulis chromosome 9, xbMytEdul2.2, whole genome shotgun sequence genome, ATAattataaactataaaatataattaaattaataaaagaaaagtaggggtaagtggcaaaaaaaaatgtttatgacactacatggataaaacctgaggattccgaatatctagCAGAAGTTCAAAAACTAgagaagcaaacatccttaaatctAGCTGCGAAACCGTAGCTCATAGGTCAATATGATTTTTCCACAAATAGCCAAAAAATATCATAAGGACATTTGAGCCACGGTTCCGCAGCTACCCTAAAGCTAGCCAAATTCTTCGTGTGCAAGGAATCTGTAGATAATCCAGTGATTGAAACTGGTTgctgtctgttatatttgtttttagtgataaacagaccgttagttttcccttTTAATTGTAGCCTTTACACAGAATGTGTTTTCCTCAATGTTGAATATACGAACGTTGAACTTTGTTAGATCCTATCTTTGTTCTTGTCTTTATACCACGACCCTAATATTTACTAACGTAAAACACTCTATTTTGTTATTCTCTCGTTATTTTAGAACGATTTCGGAAATATGCACTCGAAGATGACGAAAAAGCTGATGATAAAGACAATATTCCTGAAACAACTGAGAAACAACAAGGTATATATATTGAACAACCGTCTATTCTTCAAATCTcacacatattattttaaaacaattttgggTCTTTGTactatttaaattttcttttatttggaataaattgcatgaactaacgtctacatattttttttcaataacaaaaGGGCCTTGTGGGATAGTcttatcacttttttttttgcGTCTGTCGTTGTCCGTTAACCTTACATATTTTCCTTTGAATCTAGCTACTGGGACGGGTCTATTGAAACCAAAATAGGCCACAATTATCCTTTGGGATATCTTGTGTTGAAAAGAATTGTTCCCGATTATCCCGCCAAACAATCTAACGAGACCACCAAGGCTAACACAAGAATatatgggtaaaatgcaagtgttgtatattattttaaaaacgcTTACAGTTAAAGAACTTTTATACGACAGGGTAAAAATTTTGTCCATTTTGGCCGAAAGGTAAGACAActattattttcaatattctaTTTGTGGTAACTATTATAGTTGACagaggaaaattttaaatattaaaaaaaaatatcaacaaaacaaaatcaacaatCGGGTCCAAAATGGCCAAATTATCAGTCGActccttataggagttattgcacttgaatgacaaattttatttatttatggtaaCATATGTCTGAAATGTGATTCATTATATCTTTATGTTGTGTTCCTGTTTtcctgttgtttttcattttctgttgTATTCAAAGTGCTGTTAATTTTTGTCGGTGTATTCAGACATccttttaatgtaatttccttGACCTCTTTCTTTTCTATATGTAGATTGTGTATTGATAACCACACTTGGTATTGCAAGCTTCTGTGGCAATGTAATTGGCTTAATAATCGGTATAGGACTTGGTATCCGATATTGTCACCATGACTGCTCTCTGAAGAGGCATAACAAACAAACACAGAAACAAGCAGAAATTGAAAGGTACTTGCAATATCAGAGTTGTGGATatggtttcaaaaagttgtattgttagaaaaaatgtcaaaaatcctTGCCGATCAACTATTTTTATACATCCGTTTACGgggcgtattatggtataccgttgacCGTCCATCCATCCGTCATTCCGTCCGTCATCAACATATCGGACATCAACTCAAAAaagctttaaccaatttgcataaaattttggggaattgtttatatctattgacgtgagcttgttttttttttaaatcaattttagatTTAACGTTTCCGAGTTagggggttttattcattaaaaaaagggaTTTTCCCGTGTTTggtcaataactcaaaaatgctttcaccaacttgcaagaaagtttggtgaattgtttatatctattgacataggCTCCCTCttgattttaaaaagtaaaaattttacGTTTCCTAGTcacattgttttaattttaaacaagaggctgtcacaacgacagcaaaccggatttatttacatttatttgtgtcctggcaatatcacaagaaccattactgatgaatagTGAAattgaaaatcatcaatatcaaatttgacctccattttgtcatcagtatcaacattttgaaataataatatttgaaaagcttagattgaatggttcatgagtaaatgcaacaacgtgaatggaaacaccattttacaatctttcaagaaccataactcctgaacagtaaaagtcaaaatcgtcattatggaacttgacctctattttgtcatcagtaacaacatattaaaatttcaaaagctttggttgaatggttcatgagaaaatgcacggacacgacgggaaacaccatatttcaatctttcaagaaccataactcctgaacggtaaaagtcaaaatcatcattattgaacttgacctccattttgtcatcagtaacagcatattaaaatttcggaagctttggtagaacagttcatgcataaatgcacggacacgactggaaactccatttttcaatctttcaagaaccataactcctgaatggtaaaagtcaaaatcgtcattattgaacttgacctccattctgtcatcagtaacaacatattgaaatttgggaagctttggtagaacagttcatgagtaaatgcacggacacgacttaaaactccatttttcaatctttcaagaaccataactcctgaacggtaaaagtcaaaatcgccattattgaacttggcctccgtatagttgtcagtaataacatattaaaattttaaaagctttggttgaacggttcatgagttaatgcacggacaacatttgattgttgcctttcaagaaccataactcctgaacggtaaaagtcaaaatcgccattattgaacttgaccttcgtatagttgtcagaaataacatattaaaattttaaaagctttggttgaacggttcatgagttaatgcacggacaacatttgattgccgcccgcccgcccgcccgcccgaccgcccggccgcccggccgcccgccgtacatccccaaatcaataaccgacatttttgtcacaaaaatccggttaaaaagggagattttccagtttttgggCAATAACTTAAAAATGCTTTCATCAGTTCTTATGATACGTTGgcgaattgtttatatctgttgatgtaagctccctttagaatctaataattttacattttacatttctaTGTTATTaggttttattcatttaaaaaggggggattttccagttttagGACAATTatttataactcaaaaatgctttcagcagttctcatgaaactttggtgaattgatTATATCAATTGATGTAAtctcccttttgattttcataaattcaaatatgACATAGTGAAGTAATTGAACTTAGTTTATTCTTTCAAGTGTGACatgcgtatcatgcgctcatggcacagctgtttaAGAGTGATGCACCTTAGAAACATAAATTTGATTTGCATTGTAAAAGCTTTCACGTGTACAatttttactatatttttttgtatccaaattatcaaatatcatattgttatgcgtttacttttctacattggttagaggtatagagggagggttgagatctcataatcatgtttaaccctgccgcaattttgcgcctgtcccaagtcaggaacctctggcctttgttagtcttgtttgatttttaattttagtttcttgtgtataattcggagtttagtatgacgtccattatcactgcactagtatacatatttttaatgggccagctgaaggacgcttacgggtgcgggagtttctcgctacattgaagacccattggtggccttctgctgttgtctgctctatggtcaggttgttgtcgctttgacacattccccatttcctttctcaatttcatatCAGACATTTCAAAGTCATATAACAGTAATGTCTCTGTCAATTTCGATATCAAGGGAAActcattaaaaatatttgatcagagcttttatgtttattttatgtgTACAATATCAAATGTATTAATAGATTGCAACGcaaaaaatttatgtttataaaggtttttaaaagttttaaggttaTGAGCACCCTGCTGTGATGATTGGCCTTAATAAATTGGCTCTGTCATAATCCTTTAATATCTATGAAGGTAGTTTCAGTGTTTCTTTTGGTGTCATCACAATCTTGTAAATATTAAATCTAAACTTATTTTTGCTCTATCATAATCCTTTGATAATTTGTGTTCCCTTTGGTGTTATAGTTTTAATAAGTAAGCGTACACTTTTTCCTTTTTACAGTTTCATTGGAAGAAAAGACAGTGGAATAAATGACGAAAGCGGAGATGAGTCGGGAGTAGGAACGACTTTAGGTGAGTTCGATATGAAATTAACCTTTCAATGATATTTCATAATTGGAATAACACAGAAATAGAGGTTATATGGTATAGAACTACATTGTATACAGTAAGGCCGAGATTACATTTCTCCGAAGACTAGAGAATTCCCGTGTTATTAGAGGAACAAAATTTTCATTGATGCGCTTCcttttgtaagtttttgaggtCTTATTTTAAAGGCATCGTGAAGATCTTTATAAGAAGATTTGAACAGAATTAATCCCAAAAAATAAAACGATTAAACTAAACAGTAATTTGCGAATACAATTTATATTAATGAAGTACACTGTATGACTAGTATGTAGATTATATCGACCTCGTTCTTCGTCTTCGGTAAATATCATTTGAACAGGTCCATATATATTTAACGTATAGACCTCGTCAAAAGTCCAAATTGAATCATAAATACTTTTCTAGATAACTTTCCCCCCCGATATCTGAAACGATGCTTTATAGTGATTGGTgagtccgttcgttcgtttgttgaTATGTCCAACTTTTTTACCTGTAACTGCTCGACTGAGGTGCTTGGCTCGTTCGAAGAATATCGCACACATGATGTACACGTGTCCGTCGTCTCCTCCTAAACTCCTTATCATGATAATCTTCTTGAATTATATACCATATAGTACCTTTGTGATCTTCTACCATAATTTTTTATCTAAATACTTGTAGTTTTGTGGGATTTCCTTAGTAAGTTGTGGATATTATCATTGTTTATCTACATATAGAGAGTTCACAATTGTTTTGTATACAGAACGTCATATATAGTATACGAGACGCGATGTAGAGGTCCTAAAATTTTTGCAGAATATAACTTAAAGAGAGAACAGCAGAAATTCAAgcatgcattaatttttttttattaatttatataataGGTTATATATTAGGTCACAATGGAATAGAAGAATCGTACAGTCAGAATGTAGTGATTATGAGTTTTGACGTTGGTTGATAACAATtaataattttagattttattaaaaacaatatcaaaacgGAATTTATTAGTTATATAGTTAGAGAAATTATAAGAAATTCGCAAACCAGATATTTTATATTGACATGTAGTAACCGTTTATTGCAAATCTTTCTATGAGCTAACTATTCAATCCACTGactttgaaataaacaaatgaactACTGTGTCTTTTGTCAAAAACATAACTGTTAAATAAATATGGATATTAGTTTTAACTCGTGTATTTCAGACACCATTATCGATTCAGAAATCTTTATTTCAGTAGAGTTTAACACTAGAAGAATTCTCACAAATGCAGTAACAGATGACATCAATCGTCCATCAAAAGTTCTCATATCCGGCCAGCGACATGACTTGGACGACAGCTCTCACACTTTTGAGCAGAGCCAACAAGAAATACCACAAGAAACTCATGTGGTTAAAATGGTCAACAACGTACCAACTGAAACCATTCAAAACCCATGACACTGACCAGCAAAattatttctatgtatatttttgtatcgTCTGCTCCCATATATAAATGCTTTACATGTTCACATTTAATGAAAAATTTAACgcgtgtggtttttttttatatcatgcttagttagtacatgtatgtatatcatCCTagcatatatattgttttattttaaaatcagttaaaactGAAATACTGGAGGGTAAATATAAGAATCTTGTTTATAAAAAGTCACAAACCATAACTGTGTTCAAATAATTTCGttgatctcttttttttttgatacatttaaaATGTTTAGGTTTTATTAtgacagtatatatatatgtatgtttttcttgtaaaaaaatcaacagatgGAATTTTggtaacaaaacaaatatgtgtttttttttctctcttttcacGATTGTTTTATCTAGAAATTCATTATAAAGTTGATATAAATTGTGGCCAGTATTAACAATGTACTTATGAGAAAGGGAATAAAAACGCTACTGTTTCtagctctttaaaaaaaaatatttatattattcgtcttttaaaagttgaaaaacttttattttttgctgttgtaaaaatgtacaatttaCATGTAGATTCTATGTGTAATATCAATTGCTCAACAGAAGAAAATATCTTTTACTGGTCAGgtgaatgaaaataaatgtgtatatgtATTATCAGGCGATAAATAAGTTGATTTTATTGAACTGTGTTCAAAGGGAGACAAATCTAACAAAGATCTGTCTGTGGCTTGTGTGATCAGTATTTTACACATGCAGATGCTTAGACATCAGGGAACTCATGTATTTTATTCTTTAGTCTTTTACACTTTTAAAAACAATAGGAGAAATTTTAAGTTTATCAGGAAGTCTAAAACTATTGAAAAGAAACTTAGGGTTACAAATGTAATTACTATCAAACATGTgtaatacagtggcggatccaggagggaGGGgtccttttttggacgatcaatgcatttgaatgggaacatgtagttggaccccccaCCCTCTGTCCTTGGTTaagaaaatccccccttttaaaatggctggttCCGCCCTGTAACTTCAGAGAATTTTAAGAACAGTGACTAAAAAATCCAactaaaagtgttttattttgtgttgtgttgtatttcaaattttattttaaatttagttttgcttggtaaaaaaataaatacagacattttttttaaatcatgaagatacatgtacttattgATTAAGATTTTACAAGTTTTATACAATCATTCATTACATTTCAATTTGTTCGGTGCTGTGTTATTGTTGATGTTAATTTTAGTTTACTGgctcaaattttatttcaatttgttaaTATCATTTTGTAAGGTAGatgtatacaataaattttattttcaacaatattgtgtattttttcaaaatttgtgcATCTACCCATGTAGCAGCACCATTATGACTTTCaatcagttataaaaaaaaaaaacccacaacaaagtattaattaataataacatattgaatgaaattaattatcaaaaattgacataaaaaaatacaggatgacaattaaaaaaggagagtacttttcttatatttcattttaggatattttctttttagtttttaaacaGTCATGGAGACTttgtttaaatagatataaaaagatgtggtacgagtgccaatgaaacaactctccatccaagttataaTATGTTTAAGTAAACCGTTATAAGTCAAAtgacggcctttaacacggagctttggcATACATCGAAAAACAAGGTTTAAAGGGTCCcataaatgactagtgtaaaaccattcaatcaggaaaaccaacagtcaaaaatatttaaaaaaaaaagagaaataagaAACACTTATGGAATCACATTTACAAACGataacaacaggttcctgactggAACgcgtgcaaacaaatgcagcgggtttaaatgttttaacaggcgccaaccttcaccataacctgaaataatagtgtaacatcacaacttaGAATTCAAAGACACACTCAAAATATCAAAACTCAATCAAAAGTCATCTGAACATAAAATCAAGTAAACATTCACTAATAGAATaaatgacacaatgtaaatacaaaattaatttttaaaaaaggaGGGTGAAATGTAAATCAAAATCAGTAAGACAACCATGACTTTGGACAAAATGCCGTTTAAATAAAATAACGTACACAGGAGAataaaaataattgtgttgttaGAAGTACATGGAGTACAAGATGAATAAAGTTGTTGTCCATAGTACgaaaacagaagtgaaaatttatagtcatacTAAATACTTAAGGTGGTATATATTAGAAAATTTGAGACGaaatataacacaaaataaaataacatcaaataacaaaaaaaaaaatgcagaagtACGATCTGAGAATActggcagttactgacagctagttaataaccaaaaacaattaataataataaaaaatcatggttcagagactaaaatcaacttaAACACAGCCCAGGGATTAGTGGCTTAACGTTTAAATAGTGGTTATCTGCTCTTCTTCGGATTGTTTCTTTTTGacatatattccccatttccattcttaatatTATTATAAGCTCCAATCCTCCCTTTTCCATATGAATCAGTTGAATAACAAAGAGCTCACACAAAAACCACAAAATGGAGCAGCAAGGAAAAAGTAATCAAATCTGaaaataattaagaattgaatgcttctgtTTGTCCAAAGAAATACTGggtgtctgtctgtccgtccgtccgctCGTCTGTACTCCCAAATGTTATGAcacttataaacaaatatttataacactgtaccacaaaacacagatcaagttcaatatttttgtggtCACTTTATCCGTAATTAAGTTATGCTTCTttgcaaatggaaaaaaatgctgatttttttttctaacttgagtttgcctcaaccaaatttcaTGAATCATATACG contains:
- the LOC139488190 gene encoding uncharacterized protein isoform X2, whose translation is MVLLNQYLSLLNATYLTFQFQCCDTYCTFPGETCDRSRAEFCVCKACFCQNDSTFLQKEPRECRAHCSIERFRKYALEDDEKADDKDNIPETTEKQQDCVLITTLGIASFCGNVIGLIIGIGLGIRYCHHDCSLKRHNKQTQKQAEIESFIGRKDSGINDESGDESGVGTTLEFNTRRILTNAVTDDINRPSKVLISGQRHDLDDSSHTFEQSQQEIPQETHVVKMVNNVPTETIQNP
- the LOC139488190 gene encoding uncharacterized protein isoform X1 gives rise to the protein MVLLNQYLSLLNATYLTFQFQCCDTYCTFPGETCDRSRAEFCVCKACFCQNDSTFLQKEPRECRAHCSIERFRKYALEDDEKADDKDNIPETTEKQQDCVLITTLGIASFCGNVIGLIIGIGLGIRYCHHDCSLKRHNKQTQKQAEIESFIGRKDSGINDESGDESGVGTTLVEFNTRRILTNAVTDDINRPSKVLISGQRHDLDDSSHTFEQSQQEIPQETHVVKMVNNVPTETIQNP